A single region of the Lusitaniella coriacea LEGE 07157 genome encodes:
- a CDS encoding SulP family inorganic anion transporter yields the protein MKLVNSLHFRNWRGDLYGGITAAIVALPLALAFGVSSGVESLTDGAGAAIGLYGAICVGFFAALCGGTPSQISGPTGPMTVVMATVFTAIAAKNEDPATGLAIAFTIVMLGGLFQILFGILKLGQYITLMPYTVISGFMSGVGAIIILIEIGPLLGYPGSAGVVDSLSKLPEQLSNPNPIATGLGILTLAIVFLWPSKLNRIVPSPLLALIVATLISVLIFPNSGINKIGNISAVLPQLHFPTLDLSQLRDILGYGLMLATLGSIDSLLTSLVADNITSTQHNSDRELIGQGIGNMVSGLFGGLPGAGATMRTVVNVQTGGKTPLSGIIHALVLLVILFGAGKLTQHIPHAVLAGILIKVGIDIIDWGFLKRAHRVSLRAAAIMYGVLFLTVFEDLITAVVVGVFVANLFTVKRLSDLQSENISAIATPDDTLQLKPEERKLLAEAGGRILLFRLGGPMSFGAAKSISQRMSIVKNYEVLILDLSDVPFVGVTASLAIENIVKEACQKRRDVFMVGASGRVKSRLQRLDILDRMPPSHRVPDRLSALQQAIQLIRGNGFEVNPETNEATENLAKQVQSHPPGDGSL from the coding sequence ATGAAACTTGTCAATTCCTTACATTTTAGAAATTGGCGCGGCGATCTCTATGGCGGCATCACTGCTGCAATTGTTGCGCTGCCTCTGGCACTCGCCTTTGGTGTCTCTTCTGGTGTTGAATCTCTGACAGACGGTGCTGGCGCTGCTATCGGACTCTATGGTGCGATTTGCGTTGGTTTTTTTGCTGCGCTGTGTGGCGGAACCCCCTCGCAAATCTCCGGCCCCACTGGACCAATGACTGTTGTTATGGCAACGGTTTTTACGGCTATAGCAGCAAAAAATGAAGACCCCGCAACAGGTTTGGCAATCGCCTTTACCATCGTGATGCTGGGCGGTTTATTCCAAATTCTCTTTGGCATTCTCAAATTGGGGCAATACATCACCCTCATGCCCTACACGGTGATTTCCGGCTTTATGTCGGGGGTTGGCGCAATCATTATCCTGATTGAGATTGGTCCTTTGCTGGGATATCCGGGTTCTGCGGGAGTGGTCGATTCTCTCAGCAAACTGCCCGAACAATTATCCAATCCCAATCCTATTGCAACGGGTTTGGGAATTTTAACCCTCGCGATCGTTTTTTTGTGGCCGTCTAAGCTAAATCGGATTGTTCCCTCTCCCTTACTTGCCCTGATTGTCGCTACGTTAATTTCGGTGTTGATTTTCCCCAATAGCGGCATTAATAAAATCGGCAATATTTCGGCAGTGCTGCCGCAGTTGCATTTTCCAACCCTCGATTTGTCTCAACTCAGAGATATTTTGGGTTATGGTTTGATGCTAGCCACCCTCGGTTCCATTGACTCTTTACTCACCTCACTGGTTGCCGATAACATCACCAGCACTCAGCACAACTCCGATCGCGAACTAATCGGTCAAGGGATTGGAAACATGGTTTCTGGGCTGTTTGGGGGGCTTCCAGGAGCCGGAGCCACAATGCGCACGGTGGTCAACGTACAAACGGGAGGAAAAACGCCCCTCTCTGGGATCATTCACGCACTTGTATTGCTGGTAATTCTCTTTGGTGCGGGCAAGTTAACTCAGCATATTCCCCACGCAGTTTTGGCGGGAATTTTGATTAAGGTGGGAATTGACATTATCGATTGGGGCTTTCTCAAGCGCGCGCATCGCGTTTCCCTCAGAGCAGCGGCGATTATGTACGGGGTTCTGTTTCTCACGGTGTTTGAGGATCTAATTACGGCTGTGGTGGTCGGGGTATTCGTGGCGAATCTTTTTACGGTGAAGCGCCTCAGCGACTTGCAAAGTGAAAATATTTCCGCGATCGCGACTCCTGATGATACGCTGCAACTCAAACCGGAAGAACGGAAATTGCTTGCCGAAGCGGGAGGGCGCATTCTTCTATTCCGCCTTGGGGGACCGATGAGTTTTGGAGCCGCAAAATCGATTTCCCAACGAATGTCAATTGTCAAAAATTATGAGGTTCTCATCCTCGATTTGTCAGACGTTCCCTTTGTCGGTGTAACCGCTTCCCTCGCGATTGAAAACATCGTTAAAGAAGCTTGTCAAAAGCGGCGAGACGTTTTCATGGTAGGCGCGAGCGGTCGGGTGAAGTCAAGACTGCAACGCTTAGATATCCTTGACCGTATGCCCCCAAGCCATCGCGTCCCAGATCGCCTCTCGGCACTTCAGCAGGCGATACAGTTGATTCGAGGAAATGGGTTCGAGGTCAATCCGGAAACCAACGAGGCGACAGAGAACCTTGCCAAACAAGTTCAGAGTCATCCGCCAGGGGACGGGTCGTTGTGA
- a CDS encoding 30S ribosomal protein S1, producing the protein MVSQNTTATRDIGFTHEDFAALLDKYDYHFSPGDIVPGTVFSMEPRGALIDIGAKTAAYIPIQEMSINRVDDPEEVLQKEETREFFILTDENEDGQLTLSIRRIEYLRAWERVRQLQAEDATVRSNVFATNRGGALVRIEGLRGFIPGSHISTRQAKEDLVGQDLPLKFLEVDEDRNRLVLSHRRALVERKMNGLQVGEVVTGLVRGIKPYGAFIDIGGVSGLLHISEISHDHIDTPHSVFNVNDELKVMIIDLDAERGRISLSTKQLEPEPGDMLKNRDIVFEKAEEMAERYRQKLLQQEQGEEPEIQPPADVATSEPEETPSTTEEE; encoded by the coding sequence ATGGTCAGTCAGAACACAACCGCTACGAGAGACATTGGTTTTACCCACGAAGATTTTGCCGCACTTCTAGATAAGTATGACTATCACTTTAGCCCAGGAGATATTGTTCCGGGGACGGTGTTTAGTATGGAACCGAGAGGGGCGCTGATTGACATTGGAGCTAAGACGGCTGCTTACATTCCCATTCAGGAAATGTCGATCAATCGAGTCGATGACCCCGAAGAAGTCCTGCAAAAAGAGGAAACGCGGGAATTTTTCATTCTGACTGATGAAAATGAAGACGGACAGCTTACACTTTCCATTCGTCGCATTGAGTACTTAAGGGCTTGGGAGCGAGTACGTCAGTTGCAAGCAGAAGATGCAACGGTACGCTCCAATGTCTTCGCAACCAACCGAGGAGGCGCACTGGTTCGCATTGAGGGTCTGCGAGGATTTATTCCAGGTTCTCATATCAGTACCCGCCAAGCGAAGGAAGATTTGGTCGGTCAAGATTTACCCTTAAAATTCCTTGAGGTGGATGAAGACCGCAATCGACTCGTACTGAGTCACCGTCGTGCTTTGGTTGAGCGCAAGATGAATGGCTTGCAAGTGGGCGAAGTGGTGACGGGACTGGTTCGCGGAATCAAGCCTTACGGTGCGTTCATCGACATTGGTGGAGTGAGTGGATTGCTGCACATCTCGGAAATCTCTCACGATCACATCGATACGCCTCACAGCGTTTTTAATGTCAATGATGAGTTGAAAGTCATGATCATTGACTTGGATGCGGAGAGAGGTCGTATTTCTCTGTCCACCAAGCAACTGGAACCCGAACCGGGGGATATGCTGAAAAATCGCGATATTGTCTTTGAGAAAGCTGAAGAAATGGCAGAGCGATATCGTCAGAAGTTGCTACAGCAAGAACAGGGAGAGGAACCTGAAATTCAGCCTCCTGCGGATGTGGCGACAAGCGAACCGGAAGAAACTCCCAGTACGACAGAGGAAGAATAA
- a CDS encoding glycosyltransferase family protein produces MSSASLTLKGWVQTFFKDDRAFVRVSICLFFGLGLIGILNHAMWRDELTIWLIVRDSESWKDFLEVIRYEPHPALWYFCVAVLFRLSQNPAIMQLFHLGIGTIGAYLFLRYSPFSKVHKILFIFGYLPFYEYLIISRNYSLGILFAFWFCTLYETRRRSYLGLSILLFLISNANAYSLFIAVALGATLILEYIFRNEFDYRTRASFLDRLTSLTIFILGAFSSIAFLIPPGDNLEHGGLSSGWTFVFSLRHFFTALARLWNSYIVVIVAGDSKYYSVVICGVLSLVIIAFVSGFLIKKHLALFFYLFATTEILLFTYTKFLGAQRHFGHLYIVFIIALWLANYYPTSNRLASSIARSRVLSNWMEFASFHKKTFITIILLLQLIAGIIAFNRDLVIPYSASKATASYIKANNLDRLFIVGSEDVAMAPISGYLNQKIYYPERQGLGSFVLFNTAREKVDIEETLNQVERLLQEKYSEILLILNYELKVFRNELQIIPVEQFTESLIYNEKYYLYYVTRTN; encoded by the coding sequence ATGTCATCTGCATCATTGACGCTCAAAGGATGGGTTCAAACTTTTTTTAAGGACGATCGCGCGTTTGTGCGAGTTTCGATCTGTCTCTTTTTTGGGTTGGGGTTAATTGGCATTCTCAATCATGCCATGTGGCGCGACGAATTGACGATTTGGTTAATTGTTAGAGATAGCGAATCTTGGAAAGATTTTCTTGAAGTTATTCGCTACGAACCCCATCCTGCATTATGGTATTTTTGCGTTGCCGTCCTCTTTCGGCTTTCCCAAAATCCTGCAATTATGCAGCTTTTTCATTTGGGTATTGGTACGATTGGTGCTTATCTCTTTTTGCGCTACTCCCCCTTCAGCAAAGTCCATAAAATCCTCTTTATTTTTGGCTATCTTCCTTTTTATGAGTATCTGATTATTAGCCGCAACTATAGTTTGGGAATTCTGTTTGCTTTCTGGTTTTGTACGTTGTATGAAACTCGAAGACGAAGTTATTTAGGATTGTCCATCCTATTATTTCTAATATCTAATGCGAATGCGTATAGTTTATTTATTGCGGTTGCCTTGGGAGCAACGCTTATTCTAGAGTATATATTTCGTAATGAATTTGATTATAGAACGCGAGCAAGCTTTCTCGATCGATTAACAAGCCTCACAATTTTCATATTGGGTGCATTCAGCTCAATTGCTTTTTTGATTCCTCCTGGGGACAATTTAGAACATGGCGGACTGAGTTCTGGATGGACATTTGTTTTTAGCCTAAGACATTTTTTTACGGCTTTAGCACGCCTATGGAATAGTTATATTGTTGTCATTGTTGCTGGAGACTCCAAATATTATAGTGTTGTCATTTGCGGAGTTCTATCGTTGGTGATAATAGCTTTTGTGTCTGGATTTTTAATTAAAAAACATTTAGCGTTGTTCTTTTACTTGTTTGCAACAACAGAAATCTTGTTGTTTACTTACACAAAATTCTTAGGCGCACAGAGACATTTCGGGCATTTATACATCGTCTTTATAATTGCTTTATGGCTAGCAAATTATTATCCAACTTCAAATAGACTAGCATCTTCGATCGCGCGATCGCGCGTTTTATCGAATTGGATGGAATTTGCAAGTTTTCATAAAAAAACATTCATCACAATCATTTTATTATTACAATTGATTGCTGGAATCATTGCGTTTAATCGAGATTTAGTGATTCCTTACTCTGCGAGTAAAGCAACTGCAAGCTATATTAAAGCGAACAACCTCGATCGACTCTTTATTGTAGGAAGCGAAGATGTGGCGATGGCTCCCATTAGCGGTTATTTAAATCAAAAAATTTACTATCCCGAACGTCAAGGCTTAGGCAGTTTTGTATTATTCAATACGGCTAGAGAAAAAGTTGACATTGAAGAAACTTTAAACCAAGTCGAGCGGCTTCTCCAAGAAAAGTATTCAGAAATTCTCTTGATTTTGAATTACGAGCTGAAAGTTTTTAGGAATGAGCTACAGATTATTCCAGTAGAGCAATTTACGGAGAGTCTGATTTATAATGAAAAATACTATTTATATTACGTCACAAGAACCAACTAA
- a CDS encoding ABC-ATPase domain-containing protein: protein MLNHNELYARLLDLDGGGYKAYKGIRGSYQFPNFVLIIDRVQGDPFAAPSSMRVRVPHAVAQFSSQLYGSPSREIALRDYLTRQFGSVARTKSSHRGTGKSGKIAIASLGQTVLARNSVLIDGEGVEARFVVGLPARGRRILGRQAMEMLCEDIPEIVEESLRYPALNADEIQQHVEGVEDSEALRQSLVERKLVAFIADGAILPRRSGADDRPLEDCAIAFCSPPSLRVELERPNGGKISGMGIPEGITLILGGGYHGKSTLLRAIARGVYNHAWGDGREAVVTDPSTVKIRAEDGRSIAGTNITPFINHLPQNRSTQRFSTENASGSTSQAANIMEALEAGASVLLVDEDTAATNFTIRDRRMQELISKDKEPITPFIDKVRQLYRDCGVSTILVMGGSGDYFEVADRVIAMENYQPREVTAEAKEIARKYATGRLSEGGEEFGEITPRVPLPESVDPSRGRHSVKVKARDRDEVFFGTQEIDLAAVEQIVDAGQLRAIAAALVYAKGKYMDGKRTIPEILDRAIADIEEEGFDVLSDFPQGNFAQFRRFELAAALNRLRSLRVKF from the coding sequence ATGCTGAATCATAACGAGCTTTACGCGCGTCTACTCGACCTCGACGGTGGAGGGTATAAAGCCTATAAAGGGATTCGGGGAAGTTATCAATTCCCCAATTTTGTGTTGATTATCGATCGCGTCCAGGGCGATCCTTTTGCTGCACCCAGTTCGATGCGCGTTCGAGTGCCTCATGCAGTAGCGCAGTTTTCCTCTCAATTATATGGCTCTCCCAGCAGAGAAATTGCCCTGCGAGACTACTTGACGCGGCAGTTTGGCAGTGTGGCTCGAACCAAGAGTTCCCATCGAGGGACGGGAAAAAGCGGGAAAATCGCGATCGCGTCCCTGGGACAAACCGTTTTGGCGCGAAATTCGGTTTTAATTGATGGGGAAGGGGTAGAAGCCCGATTTGTGGTGGGTTTGCCCGCGCGAGGTCGGCGAATTTTGGGTCGTCAGGCGATGGAGATGCTCTGCGAGGATATCCCGGAAATCGTTGAGGAATCTCTACGCTATCCGGCGCTTAATGCCGACGAAATTCAGCAACACGTTGAAGGGGTAGAAGATTCTGAGGCGCTGCGTCAGAGCTTGGTAGAACGCAAATTGGTGGCGTTTATTGCTGATGGGGCTATTTTACCCCGGCGGAGCGGTGCGGACGACAGACCCCTTGAGGATTGCGCGATCGCGTTTTGTTCTCCTCCATCCTTGCGCGTCGAGTTAGAGCGTCCCAACGGCGGGAAAATTTCGGGAATGGGAATTCCTGAAGGTATTACGCTGATTTTGGGGGGAGGGTATCACGGCAAATCGACGCTGTTGAGAGCGATCGCGCGCGGGGTTTACAACCATGCTTGGGGAGACGGACGGGAGGCGGTTGTCACCGATCCCTCTACTGTTAAAATTCGCGCAGAGGACGGACGCAGCATTGCGGGGACGAATATTACCCCCTTTATCAATCATTTGCCCCAGAATCGCTCGACGCAGCGATTCTCAACAGAAAATGCCAGTGGGAGTACCTCCCAAGCGGCAAATATTATGGAAGCGTTGGAAGCGGGTGCATCGGTGTTGTTGGTGGATGAAGATACGGCGGCGACAAACTTTACGATCCGCGATCGCCGAATGCAAGAACTAATTTCCAAGGATAAAGAACCAATTACGCCGTTTATCGATAAGGTGCGCCAACTGTACCGGGATTGCGGGGTTTCAACGATTTTGGTGATGGGGGGAAGCGGCGATTATTTTGAGGTTGCCGATCGCGTCATTGCGATGGAGAATTACCAACCCCGTGAGGTGACCGCAGAAGCGAAGGAAATTGCCCGAAAATACGCCACAGGACGCTTGTCTGAAGGGGGTGAGGAATTTGGCGAAATTACGCCGAGAGTGCCGTTGCCAGAGAGCGTAGACCCCAGCCGCGGCAGGCATTCAGTAAAGGTGAAGGCGCGCGATCGCGATGAGGTGTTTTTTGGGACGCAGGAAATCGATCTCGCTGCGGTGGAACAGATTGTCGATGCGGGACAGTTGCGCGCGATCGCGGCTGCTTTAGTTTACGCCAAAGGGAAGTATATGGATGGGAAGCGCACGATTCCCGAAATTTTAGATCGCGCGATCGCGGATATTGAAGAAGAGGGATTTGATGTCCTCAGCGACTTCCCCCAAGGGAATTTTGCTCAATTCCGTCGTTTTGAACTTGCTGCTGCGCTCAATCGCCTGCGGAGTCTAAGAGTGAAGTTTTGA
- a CDS encoding ArnT family glycosyltransferase, which yields MKKFAIFFDRAFNDRQWFIILGLAAIALWTINLGNLPLRDWDEGSHAIVARELYRQGNWLYLTFFGQPYFLKPPLGYWIIASSYHLFGSFNEWTTRLPVALISALGVPLLYLVGRELFPNRRTALYAASVYLTLLPVVRHGRLMMLDGIINTFFILLLFCLLRSRKSPPWALGMGICLALIALTKGVLVFALWAVAGAYILVDRQWKILKNPYTWLGVLLGCAMTLSWYYAQWFKYGDLFIQIHLGTQNFNRLTTAVEGNDGSIFYYLIELLKYSFPWFLFLPGGLYLAVKSARNRETWGNFVLVGTILFLGTISFMGTKLPWYVMPFYPFFALAVGAQIAKLPKKRAYPRFLNRFFLLMVLVGIGGGIYFILADPQWVLILMSGVIIVTMGWMVRKPSIPILFLGMYLSLGLLMLSQSWIWELNEQFPVPKVGELIRKHTPPTTEIYTSFPYNRPSLDFYSDRAVHPADLQSLQQHFANQKYLLLDAATLETLQIPESTRVGTAEGFTLIKPSQ from the coding sequence ATGAAGAAATTTGCTATCTTTTTCGATCGCGCCTTCAACGATCGCCAATGGTTTATTATTTTAGGGCTTGCCGCGATCGCGCTGTGGACGATTAACCTCGGCAATCTACCCCTACGAGACTGGGATGAAGGATCTCACGCAATCGTCGCCAGAGAACTTTATCGCCAAGGAAACTGGCTGTACCTCACCTTCTTCGGGCAACCCTACTTCCTCAAACCTCCCCTAGGGTACTGGATTATCGCCAGCAGCTATCATCTTTTCGGCAGCTTTAATGAATGGACGACTCGCCTTCCCGTCGCCCTAATTTCCGCCTTGGGGGTTCCCCTACTCTACCTCGTCGGGCGGGAACTTTTTCCCAACCGTCGCACCGCCCTTTACGCCGCTTCAGTTTATTTAACCCTCTTGCCCGTCGTGCGTCACGGACGCTTGATGATGTTGGATGGGATTATCAATACCTTCTTCATTCTCCTGCTCTTTTGCCTGCTGCGATCGCGAAAATCGCCCCCTTGGGCATTGGGAATGGGAATTTGTCTCGCCCTCATCGCCCTCACCAAAGGCGTTCTCGTGTTCGCATTATGGGCAGTTGCAGGCGCATATATCTTAGTCGATCGTCAATGGAAAATCCTAAAAAATCCCTACACTTGGTTGGGAGTGCTTCTCGGCTGTGCCATGACCTTAAGCTGGTACTATGCCCAGTGGTTCAAATATGGCGATCTCTTCATTCAAATTCATCTGGGAACCCAAAACTTCAATCGCCTCACTACCGCTGTTGAAGGGAATGATGGCTCAATATTCTACTACTTGATTGAATTGCTCAAATATAGCTTCCCGTGGTTCCTCTTTTTACCCGGTGGACTGTATTTAGCAGTCAAATCTGCCCGAAATCGGGAAACTTGGGGCAATTTCGTTCTGGTTGGTACGATTCTCTTCCTGGGAACCATCTCTTTCATGGGAACCAAACTCCCTTGGTACGTCATGCCTTTCTATCCCTTCTTCGCCCTCGCCGTCGGCGCACAGATAGCAAAATTGCCCAAAAAACGCGCTTACCCTCGATTTTTAAACAGATTTTTCCTATTAATGGTTCTCGTTGGCATTGGCGGCGGAATATACTTCATCCTAGCCGATCCTCAATGGGTATTAATTTTAATGAGTGGGGTTATTATTGTCACAATGGGTTGGATGGTACGCAAACCCTCAATCCCCATTCTCTTCCTAGGAATGTACCTCAGCCTCGGACTTCTCATGCTTTCTCAATCTTGGATATGGGAACTCAACGAACAATTTCCCGTTCCCAAAGTAGGAGAATTAATTCGCAAACATACCCCACCCACCACAGAAATTTATACCTCTTTTCCCTACAATCGCCCCAGTCTAGATTTTTACAGCGATCGCGCCGTCCACCCCGCCGATTTGCAATCTTTGCAACAACACTTCGCAAACCAAAAATATTTACTCCTCGATGCTGCCACCCTCGAAACCCTCCAAATCCCTGAATCTACGAGAGTTGGAACTGCTGAAGGATTTACTTTAATTAAACCCTCTCAATAA
- a CDS encoding CO2 hydration protein yields MLVSVKLEPSKHPLAEYIYRLESGEALLQDSPQNVVEVVGILKSYGVVLDAYSRNLIYIAEHQFLNLFPAFKYFNGDISLQKLLKHWGHDRINFEYAEYCMKSMFWHGGGGLDAYLDTPEFKTAAEQAIQARWKGNILMLGLHKLFPDFLPEQVRQMSYYSGLGQFWRVMSDIFIELSDRYDRGEIESIPQVVQHILDGLVADASKPITYKVELRGKTYDLIPKSAGLAFLMDTGVPYVEAIFFRGTPFSGTVSYNAQAYQIPYFQADFTYGALYADPLPIGGSGIPPTLLMQDMRHYLPDYLHEIYQQGDRAEDDLRVKICQTFQKSMFCVTTSAIQGLAPNPLDTDDLEEQRANRKYLEGWMNRFITSQILDANHP; encoded by the coding sequence ATTCTAGTGAGTGTCAAGCTTGAGCCATCTAAACATCCTCTAGCGGAATATATTTACCGCTTAGAATCGGGAGAAGCCCTTCTCCAAGACTCGCCTCAAAACGTGGTAGAAGTCGTCGGAATTCTCAAAAGTTATGGCGTTGTTTTAGATGCCTACTCCCGCAATCTTATTTACATTGCCGAACATCAATTTTTAAACCTATTTCCAGCATTTAAATATTTCAATGGAGATATTTCTCTCCAAAAATTGCTCAAACACTGGGGACACGATCGCATCAATTTTGAATATGCAGAGTATTGCATGAAATCCATGTTTTGGCATGGGGGCGGCGGTTTAGATGCTTACTTAGATACCCCAGAATTTAAGACCGCAGCAGAGCAAGCCATTCAAGCACGATGGAAAGGAAATATTCTCATGTTGGGGTTGCACAAGCTCTTCCCCGACTTTTTACCCGAACAAGTGCGGCAAATGTCCTATTACAGTGGTTTGGGACAATTTTGGCGGGTAATGAGCGATATTTTTATCGAGTTGTCCGACCGCTACGACCGAGGTGAAATTGAATCGATTCCTCAAGTGGTTCAACACATTCTCGACGGTCTAGTTGCCGACGCGAGTAAACCGATTACCTATAAGGTGGAATTGCGAGGTAAAACCTACGACCTTATTCCTAAATCGGCGGGTTTAGCCTTTTTAATGGATACGGGAGTGCCGTATGTGGAAGCCATTTTCTTCCGAGGAACGCCTTTTTCCGGTACGGTTTCTTACAATGCCCAAGCGTATCAAATTCCCTATTTCCAAGCGGATTTCACTTATGGCGCGCTGTACGCCGATCCCCTACCCATTGGCGGTTCGGGCATTCCGCCTACTTTGCTCATGCAGGATATGCGCCACTATTTGCCAGACTATTTACACGAGATTTATCAGCAAGGCGATCGCGCGGAAGACGATCTTCGGGTTAAAATCTGTCAGACGTTCCAGAAATCGATGTTTTGCGTGACCACATCGGCGATTCAAGGGTTAGCACCCAATCCTTTGGACACGGACGATTTAGAGGAGCAACGGGCGAATCGCAAGTATTTGGAAGGGTGGATGAATCGCTTTATAACGTCTCAGATATTAGATGCCAATCACCCATAA
- a CDS encoding HEAT repeat domain-containing protein: MSQLTEALDRIESWLVENQPELALGLEPGLSCQEIDTITADLPHPFPKELYELYQWHNGSTSYGVIPFYESFDSLQKSLEWYQECVENGYLKPQLFTILMGEYEHYAVALGEDPNPVWYIVMDDCIEKIRWNSLTNLILATAECYETGAYYLDENGSLQEDEQKVYAIACKYNYQGSEPKPLDESSFHQTYYSSHAADRVNLSDPDAFEQLTQLLKPSPVNPIVKVLRELVWWVTLPIIKGLACLTAIVLKGFAIESYWAKTGGDQCIACLENTLYRREGQAIAVRRLAELGDPRAIDPLVAALRDRASYVRAAAIEALGKLGDTRAIEPLIRCLRDRDVRVCNDSARVLGELGDRKAVEPLIQLLRRDKYSSRASGAIAALGKFKEPRIIDDLLGILHQRHKDSTPNYGFLAIRENLVSTLAAIEEPRTTEALIEILRDSEIVWKSPNLGYNATLPTIIQALLQRGDSRLPDLLKQWLQDSDCEVRRAMFYAINRVSDPSLNDLLILGLSEEDLWVRKMTIEALGKHQTVEAVSALISILKDTDEDIKIRLLTIRALENNQNIAALEALIEILQDENDRVRGTAAFILRKIGDKRAIEPLNHCLRDRASLVRKIAKEALDILHKETASSKTA, encoded by the coding sequence ATGTCGCAACTCACCGAAGCTTTAGATCGGATTGAAAGTTGGCTGGTTGAAAATCAACCCGAATTGGCGTTGGGTTTGGAACCTGGACTTTCTTGCCAGGAAATTGACACAATAACTGCTGACTTACCCCATCCCTTCCCGAAGGAGTTGTACGAACTCTATCAGTGGCATAACGGCAGCACAAGTTATGGAGTTATTCCTTTCTATGAATCTTTTGACTCTCTACAAAAATCGCTGGAATGGTATCAAGAGTGCGTTGAAAATGGGTACTTAAAGCCACAGTTGTTTACCATTTTGATGGGCGAGTACGAGCATTATGCGGTGGCTTTGGGAGAAGATCCCAATCCAGTTTGGTATATTGTGATGGATGATTGCATCGAAAAAATTCGCTGGAATAGCCTTACCAATTTGATACTGGCAACAGCAGAATGTTACGAAACAGGAGCCTATTACCTGGATGAGAATGGCTCTCTTCAGGAAGACGAGCAGAAAGTTTACGCGATCGCGTGCAAATATAATTACCAAGGTTCCGAACCTAAACCATTGGATGAATCCTCATTCCATCAAACCTATTATTCTTCCCATGCAGCCGATCGCGTCAATCTCTCCGATCCTGATGCATTCGAGCAATTGACTCAACTATTGAAACCGAGTCCGGTTAACCCGATTGTGAAAGTTCTACGAGAGCTGGTTTGGTGGGTGACGCTCCCCATTATTAAAGGATTAGCGTGCTTGACAGCAATCGTTTTAAAAGGGTTCGCAATAGAAAGCTATTGGGCAAAAACTGGAGGGGATCAATGCATTGCTTGTTTGGAAAATACTCTGTATCGTAGGGAAGGACAGGCGATCGCGGTACGAAGATTGGCAGAGTTAGGCGATCCTAGAGCGATTGACCCCTTAGTAGCAGCACTGCGCGATCGCGCGAGTTACGTGAGAGCTGCTGCCATTGAAGCATTAGGAAAATTGGGAGATACAAGAGCGATTGAACCCCTGATTCGATGTTTGCGAGATCGGGATGTTCGGGTTTGCAATGACTCCGCTAGGGTGCTGGGAGAATTGGGAGATAGGAAAGCAGTCGAACCGCTCATTCAATTATTGAGGAGAGATAAATACTCTAGTCGAGCAAGTGGCGCGATCGCGGCATTGGGTAAATTTAAAGAACCCAGAATCATTGACGATCTTTTAGGCATTTTGCACCAAAGGCACAAAGACTCAACACCCAACTATGGGTTTTTAGCAATTCGGGAAAATTTAGTGTCTACTTTAGCTGCAATAGAAGAGCCGAGAACCACGGAAGCGTTGATTGAAATTTTGCGCGATAGCGAGATAGTTTGGAAATCCCCAAATCTTGGATACAATGCAACCCTGCCAACAATCATTCAAGCACTGCTGCAACGAGGAGATTCGCGACTTCCCGATTTACTCAAACAATGGCTGCAAGATTCCGATTGCGAAGTACGTCGTGCAATGTTCTATGCTATCAATCGCGTTTCCGATCCCAGCCTGAACGATCTACTCATTTTAGGACTCTCTGAGGAAGATTTATGGGTTCGTAAAATGACAATTGAAGCTTTAGGAAAACATCAAACTGTTGAAGCAGTTTCTGCATTAATTTCTATACTCAAGGACACGGACGAAGATATAAAGATTCGCTTGTTAACAATTCGAGCGTTAGAAAACAATCAGAATATTGCAGCGTTAGAGGCGTTGATTGAGATATTACAAGATGAGAACGATCGCGTTCGCGGAACGGCTGCATTCATTTTACGCAAAATCGGCGATAAAAGAGCGATAGAACCCCTTAACCATTGTTTGCGAGATCGTGCGAGTCTTGTTCGCAAAATTGCGAAAGAAGCATTAGACATTCTTCACAAAGAAACTGCTAGCAGCAAAACAGCATAA